The following proteins are co-located in the Dromiciops gliroides isolate mDroGli1 chromosome 2, mDroGli1.pri, whole genome shotgun sequence genome:
- the LOC122737980 gene encoding prostaglandin G/H synthase 1-like isoform X1 gives MWSFPLGCLKWTCLKVYFPPFSIRLCFSVNPCCYFPCQHKGVCVRFGLDRYQCDCTRTGYYGPNCTTPELWTRIREALRPSPSFYHFILTHARWIWNIVNSTFLRDVLMRLVLTARANLIPSPPTYNSEHGYISWESYSNLSFYTRILAPVPEDCPTPMGFKGKKQLPDPDLLARRFLMRNEFVPDPLGTNLMFAFFAQHFTHQFFKTSGKMGPGFTKALGHGVDLGHIYGDNLERQHQLRLFKDGKLKFQMVDGEMYPPSVAETHASMKYPPNVPEAHQMAVGQEVFGLLPGLMMYATIWLREHNRVCDLLQAEHPTWNDEQLFQTTRLILIGETIKIVIEDYVQHLSGYFLKLKFDPELLFGVQFQYQNHISVEFNHLYHWHPLMPDSFVVGHQEYSYKQFVFNTSMLLDYGVEALVDAFSRQRAGQIGGVSNINHHILHVAVGTIKESRELRLQSFNEYRKRFGLKPYTSFEELTGEKQKSAELEELYGDIDALEFYPGLLLEKSFPNSIFGESMVEIGAPFSLKGLLGNPICSPEYWKPSTFGGETGFNIVKTATLQKLVCLNVKTCPYVSFRVPDPDQAEKQKVKKPSTEL, from the exons TGAACCCCTGCTGCTACTTCCCATGTCAACACAAAGGTGTCTGTGTGCGCTTTGGCCTAGACCGCTACCAGTGTGATTGCACACGAACTGGCTACTATGGCCCCAACTGCACCACCC CGGAGCTATGGACTAGAATCCGTGAAGCCCTGCGCCCCAGCCCTTCCTTCTACCATTTCATCCTAACCCATGCTCGCTGGATCTGGAACATTGTCAACTCTACCTTCTTACGAGATGTACTTATGAGGCTTGTGCTTACAG CTCGAGCAAACCTGATTCCCAGCCCACCTACCTACAACTCAGAACATGGCTACATTAGCTGGGAGTCCTATTCCAATTTGAGCTTCTATACTCGGATCCTAGCCCCTGTACCTGAAGACTGTCCAACCCCCATGGGGTTCAAAG GGAAGAAACAGTTGCCAGACCCAGACTTGTTGGCCCGACGCTTCCTGATGCGGAATGAGTTTGTGCCGGATCCTCTGGGGACCAATCTTATGTTTGCCTTCTTCGCCCAGCACTTCACCCATCAATTCTTCAAGACATCTGGCAAGATGGGCCCTGGCTTCACCAAAGCCCTGGGCCATGGG GTGGACCTTGGCCACATTTATGGAGACAATCTGGAGCGTCAACACCAACTCCGCCTCTTTAAGGATGGAAAGCTCAAGTTTCAG ATGGTGGATGGGGAGATGTATCCGCCATCAGTGGCTGAGACTCATGCATCCATGAAGTACCCCCCAAATGTGCCTGAAGCTCACCAGATGGCTGTGGGCCAGGAGGTGTTTGGGCTGCTCCCAGGCCTCATGATGTATGCTACTATCTGGCTTCGGGAACACAACCGTGTCTGCGACCTCTTGCAAGCTGAGCACCCCACCTGGAATGATGAGCAGCTCTTTCAGACAACCAGACTCATCCTTATAG GTGAGACCATCAAGATTGTCATTGAGGACTATGTGCAGCATCTCAGTGGCTACTTCTTGAAGTTGAAGTTTGACCCAGAACTGCTTTTTGGAGTCCAGTTTCAGTATCAAAACCACATCTCCGTGGAGTTTAACCATCTCTACCACTGGCACCCACTCATGCCTGACTCCTTTGTGGTGGGACACCAGGAATACAGCTATAAACAGTTTGTGTTCAACACCTCCATGCTTTTGGATTATGGTGTGGAAGCCCTGGTGGATGCCTTCTCCCGGCAGAGGGCAGGCCAG ATTGGTGGGGTCAGCAACATCAACCACCATATATTACATGTAGCTGTGGGCACCATTAAGGAGTCAAGGGAGCTGAGACTCCAGTCCTTCAATGAATACCGCAAACGATTTGGCTTGAAACCCTACACTTCCTTTGAGGAGCTCACAG GAGAGAAGCAGAAATCGGCAGAACTGGAGGAGCTGTATGGAGACATTGATGCCTTGGAGTTCTACCCAGGCTTACTTCTAGAAAAATCTTTCCCCAACTCTATCTTTGGGGAGAGCATGGTGGAGATTGGGGCCCCCTTCTCCCTCAAGGGACTCTTGGGGAACCCCATATGCTCTCCTGAATACTGGAAGCCAAGCACATTTGGTGGTGAGACTGGCTTCAACATTGTCAAGACAGCCACGTTGCAGAAGCTGGTTTGCCTCAATGTCAAAACATGTCCCTATGTCTCATTCCGTGTGCCTGACCCAGACCAAGCAGAGAAGCAGAAGGTGAAGAAGCCATCTACTGAGCTGTGA
- the LOC122737980 gene encoding prostaglandin G/H synthase 1-like isoform X2, which yields MSWPHLSLSLLLLLQTVSPAPGTPAPVNPCCYFPCQHKGVCVRFGLDRYQCDCTRTGYYGPNCTTPELWTRIREALRPSPSFYHFILTHARWIWNIVNSTFLRDVLMRLVLTARANLIPSPPTYNSEHGYISWESYSNLSFYTRILAPVPEDCPTPMGFKGKKQLPDPDLLARRFLMRNEFVPDPLGTNLMFAFFAQHFTHQFFKTSGKMGPGFTKALGHGVDLGHIYGDNLERQHQLRLFKDGKLKFQMVDGEMYPPSVAETHASMKYPPNVPEAHQMAVGQEVFGLLPGLMMYATIWLREHNRVCDLLQAEHPTWNDEQLFQTTRLILIGETIKIVIEDYVQHLSGYFLKLKFDPELLFGVQFQYQNHISVEFNHLYHWHPLMPDSFVVGHQEYSYKQFVFNTSMLLDYGVEALVDAFSRQRAGQIGGVSNINHHILHVAVGTIKESRELRLQSFNEYRKRFGLKPYTSFEELTGEKQKSAELEELYGDIDALEFYPGLLLEKSFPNSIFGESMVEIGAPFSLKGLLGNPICSPEYWKPSTFGGETGFNIVKTATLQKLVCLNVKTCPYVSFRVPDPDQAEKQKVKKPSTEL from the exons TGAACCCCTGCTGCTACTTCCCATGTCAACACAAAGGTGTCTGTGTGCGCTTTGGCCTAGACCGCTACCAGTGTGATTGCACACGAACTGGCTACTATGGCCCCAACTGCACCACCC CGGAGCTATGGACTAGAATCCGTGAAGCCCTGCGCCCCAGCCCTTCCTTCTACCATTTCATCCTAACCCATGCTCGCTGGATCTGGAACATTGTCAACTCTACCTTCTTACGAGATGTACTTATGAGGCTTGTGCTTACAG CTCGAGCAAACCTGATTCCCAGCCCACCTACCTACAACTCAGAACATGGCTACATTAGCTGGGAGTCCTATTCCAATTTGAGCTTCTATACTCGGATCCTAGCCCCTGTACCTGAAGACTGTCCAACCCCCATGGGGTTCAAAG GGAAGAAACAGTTGCCAGACCCAGACTTGTTGGCCCGACGCTTCCTGATGCGGAATGAGTTTGTGCCGGATCCTCTGGGGACCAATCTTATGTTTGCCTTCTTCGCCCAGCACTTCACCCATCAATTCTTCAAGACATCTGGCAAGATGGGCCCTGGCTTCACCAAAGCCCTGGGCCATGGG GTGGACCTTGGCCACATTTATGGAGACAATCTGGAGCGTCAACACCAACTCCGCCTCTTTAAGGATGGAAAGCTCAAGTTTCAG ATGGTGGATGGGGAGATGTATCCGCCATCAGTGGCTGAGACTCATGCATCCATGAAGTACCCCCCAAATGTGCCTGAAGCTCACCAGATGGCTGTGGGCCAGGAGGTGTTTGGGCTGCTCCCAGGCCTCATGATGTATGCTACTATCTGGCTTCGGGAACACAACCGTGTCTGCGACCTCTTGCAAGCTGAGCACCCCACCTGGAATGATGAGCAGCTCTTTCAGACAACCAGACTCATCCTTATAG GTGAGACCATCAAGATTGTCATTGAGGACTATGTGCAGCATCTCAGTGGCTACTTCTTGAAGTTGAAGTTTGACCCAGAACTGCTTTTTGGAGTCCAGTTTCAGTATCAAAACCACATCTCCGTGGAGTTTAACCATCTCTACCACTGGCACCCACTCATGCCTGACTCCTTTGTGGTGGGACACCAGGAATACAGCTATAAACAGTTTGTGTTCAACACCTCCATGCTTTTGGATTATGGTGTGGAAGCCCTGGTGGATGCCTTCTCCCGGCAGAGGGCAGGCCAG ATTGGTGGGGTCAGCAACATCAACCACCATATATTACATGTAGCTGTGGGCACCATTAAGGAGTCAAGGGAGCTGAGACTCCAGTCCTTCAATGAATACCGCAAACGATTTGGCTTGAAACCCTACACTTCCTTTGAGGAGCTCACAG GAGAGAAGCAGAAATCGGCAGAACTGGAGGAGCTGTATGGAGACATTGATGCCTTGGAGTTCTACCCAGGCTTACTTCTAGAAAAATCTTTCCCCAACTCTATCTTTGGGGAGAGCATGGTGGAGATTGGGGCCCCCTTCTCCCTCAAGGGACTCTTGGGGAACCCCATATGCTCTCCTGAATACTGGAAGCCAAGCACATTTGGTGGTGAGACTGGCTTCAACATTGTCAAGACAGCCACGTTGCAGAAGCTGGTTTGCCTCAATGTCAAAACATGTCCCTATGTCTCATTCCGTGTGCCTGACCCAGACCAAGCAGAGAAGCAGAAGGTGAAGAAGCCATCTACTGAGCTGTGA